A stretch of DNA from Lycium ferocissimum isolate CSIRO_LF1 chromosome 4, AGI_CSIRO_Lferr_CH_V1, whole genome shotgun sequence:
TGCCATCTCTATCTAATGAAAGCCTCCTCTACCAGTACTTGTTCTTCCTCATCATTGATGCACTTCATTTGGTCCAGGTCACGGGCCCTCCCCTCTCTCGCCTTGGCAATTCTGTACAactttttttaaacaaattttagTTTCAAAAAAGATGTTGTATAGGCTGGCCAAGGCGAGAGAGGGAAGGGCCCGTGACTTGAACCAAGTTCTACATACAGACCTTCAAAGGCTGTTGTTTTTGCCGCAGCAACTGCTAACTTTGCCTCCTCCTTCGCCATCTTATACCTTTCCCTATTCGTCTGTTTTTCCTCGTCGTCCTTGCTTTCTACTAGCCTCGTATACGCCACTTTTTTTGCTTCCACCTTCCCTTGAACTTCTCTGTTCCAGCACCAATCGCCTCGATGCCTACAAAAAACTACCTCTAGGGACCCCAGCACCTCTCTAGCCACTTCCCTAATGCAACTAGCAGTCTTGCGCCACATACTAGTCGCATCCCCATTACTCCCCCAAGCCTCCATCGCCGTCAGCTTCTCCCCGATCTCCAAGGCACTAGCATAGTCAAGTTAGCCCCATTTAATCCTTGGCCGATCATCCAcaaccctcttcttcttcctgcTCTTGATCTCTAAATCCATATGTTGGGTCGTAAGACTCTCACTCGGGATAACCATACAGTCTTTACAGGGACCTTTATCATCTTTCTTAAGGAGCAAATAATCTATCCGAGTCTTAGCCAATGTGCTACGAAAGGTTACCAGGTGCTCCTACCTCTTCGAAAAACTTGAATTGGCTACCACCAACCCATAAGCTCTCGTGAAGTCCAACAGTGTGACTCCTCTTTCATTGTTGTCCCCGAATCCAAAACCTCCATGCACATCATCATAACCCCTCGCCGTCGACCCGATGTGTCCATTGAAATCCCCTCCTATGAATATCTTCTCACTTAGCGGAATACCTCGCACCACCTCGTCCAAAACCTACCAAAAGCGCTTCTTGTCCTCTTCGGCCAAGCCCGCTTGCGGCGCATATGGACCAATAATGTTCAAAGTGAACCCTCCAACGTCTAACTTAATCGACATCATCCTATCATTTACCCCCCTAACCTCTACCACTTGATCCTTTAGCTCTCTTCCTCAACTAAGATGCCTACCCCTTCCTCCTCGTCGAGCCTCTTGAGAACCACAACTTATACCCGTCCACATCCCGTGCCTTAGCTCCTACCCATTTGGATTCCTGGACCCAAGCTATATTAGTCCTTCTCTTCTTGAGAATCTTCACTAGATCTATGGACTTCCCCCGATAACGTCCCTATGTTCCAAGATCCTACTCTCGCCCTACGAGCTCCCTTTTAACCCTTACCACCCCTAAACCTAACCCCCGTCCCACCAAGAACATGACCATAATCTACCATCATTAATGTTAATACTTTAAAGAAATGGATCATGGTCCTAATTCAACCCCGAAAGATAGCTCGCAGGGGAGGATTGCCCcagtccatataaggagaccactCAATCTCATTAAACACCAATGTGGGactttttcattcttcaacacCCCACCTCACACCCAGGCCTAGACATCTGGTGCGTGGGCAATTTAATATAGGGGCCCAACATAGAGTAAAATGGgtcctgctctgataccatgtaaaaaAATGGATcgtgggcctaactcaaccccaaaagctagctcatgaagGGAGGGATTACCCAAGCGCATATAAGGAGACCACCCAATCTCATTAATCACCTATGTGGGactttttcattcttcaacaaatacacatggaaaattgattttctattgtTGTATTTCATTAAAACGTTTACCTATTCAAGTTAGATTTCGGATCCTATTCAATTTAATGTCTATTTGATGTTAAAATATGTGAAGGATTTGATTTTGCTgtaaaatgtcaattttttttacctGCAATTTATATCATTCCGAATTATAATTAGTTGTTCGTTATTGTCCATCTGAAGTTGATAAATTTCTGAAAGAACATTAAGATAGTTTCCTATTTCTGGTTAACCTTTagaattatttttgttaatgCAAATGAAGATTTTGATTTTGCTTCTTAtacaaaaaacttaaaatattttggtATGTAGTTGGTGTTGCTTCAAATTATATTCAGATTTGCTAACCCAAACTTGGTAAATTTCATGAGTATATTAAAATACTTACCtgtttaacttaaaactttagATTTTGTTGATATGGTTGACATGTAAAACatattttaagcataaaattgATTTCATTTCCTAATTATTACTATGATGAAAGGATTGCTTTCCATTATAATATTTGGCTAAAAATTCAACTACTGTTCTGATGAAATACTTTATGCATATAAATAGTCGTGACATTGCTCTTCTCGTAAGTATCATTTCTTGAAAACGTTTCTTCAATAATATTTTAACTATTCTCCTTACAAATTTAGCCATGGTGAGTAAGAAGACTAGAGGTCGTCAAAAGATACCaatgaaaaaaatagaaaaacaagaTGACCGATATACTACATTCTCAAAGCGTCGTAAGGGTTTGTACAAAAAGGCTAGCGAACTTGTCACAGAATGCGATGTTGACATTGCAATGATACTGTTTTCGCCTTCTGGTAAGCCGTATTCTTTTTTTCACCCTACAACTGATGCGATCGTTTCTCGTTTTCAAAATCCAGATATGCAGTTAAGCGGAACTACTGGCATAGTCGCGGCTCATGCTCGAAATACAGTGAAACAACTCAACAACAGGCTTGAAGAATTGGATACCATAAAAGATGTTGCAGTTGGTCAAACAAAATTCTATGACCAGGTTGCAGAAACTAGACAGAGAGGTTGGTGGGAGTCAATTGAGCAGCTCAATCCAGATGAAGTGACCAAGTTTGAAGCTTGGTTAACTGCCGCTAGGTTCAATATGAACTATCGTTTGAACCAATTGGAAAATGGAGCTTCAACCTCATTGGGATGTGAAGTTTGATACAAAATTCAAATTGCCGATGAATCATCCTAAGTTATCACTTATGGAAATATCGGTGAAACCCTAGAAAAGTTCAATTTTATGTTATTGAGGTGTtgattttttgttcttttctattttatttcaaTGATGCTACAACCCTGCACTCTGCTATGATTTCCATTAATAATATTTGATATAGTTATTAAAATTGTTATCTCATACGTGTATAAGCTAGTAGGTCTCTTATATAGGTGGCTCTATGATTTGAACTTTATGTGTAGGAGTTCAGGATTCTATTGCAGTCCATTTGATTTTCTGAGGCCGAAATCGATTATTTATActtatttgattaaattttttttaacacattAAAAGGTTTGAGTTAAAACTACTTAATTGGATAAACCCGTAACATATACCCTAGCTACATCCACCCGTAATCTCTAAGTAATAATTTGTATTCCTTATAAATATCACATGAAAAATCCAACCTAGTTAAAGGTGTTCTTATACTTTTATGGTATTACATTAGACGGATAACTTAGTTTTGGATTTTaccaataaaatattttaatacatttGGCCCAACCAAAGAGAATCAGGCTAACATATGGAGGAGGTGTTGATGTAGAtctaaataaataagtaaaaatatctttttttggtAAAGAACTTCATTACCAAAGTAAAGATATTTACAGTTCAAGAAGAAACCACGAAAGAACTAATGTTaccttatttaaaaaaagaaaaagaaaaaaagaacagtAGTTTTTTTGGCCTGGACATCATGCTCCAGAAACTAAAAGTACATCAGCTACCTAGCATCATCTCCTCTTAGCAACATTTGCCATGCGTATACTAATCTGGATATCTATCAAAGTGTGATACAGATATTCCAACTTGACTTTGTTCAAGACCTATTCAGACCAAATAAGTACTTAAATCTTAATGTAAATAAATGCACTTCATGGCCTAGACcttcattaagtgcaaacaaatgaggcctaaataTATTAGCTCTGGAATAGATTTCTTGGATAATTCTTATAAGAATGACTTCCTCAGCCTTGGTTCTGCTTTGAAACAATCTTTGGCTTCTTTCGTGCCACACATATTACCTTGGGAAACTTCATAATTTACTGGGGGAGCAGAGAGGGACGTCGATGACCGCAAGCACAATCGCGAGGCAAATTCTGGAGAAAATCCCAAGGAATAAAGGTTCAAACGTGTCATAATCACAAGATCGATATATTTTCCATGTTAAACGCACTGATGGACTCACTGTCCTCTTATGGCCGATGATAGTGCTGGAAGTAAGCCTTACCCTTTTGTGTAATGCAGTTacatgttagaatgtatctcaATTCATGTTTTATGTAGATTCATCTTTTGTGTTATGTTCCTTCACAATAAATCAAGACATATCTAGACGAATAACATTAATATACACGCATTATGACATATCACGAGATATAGTTCTCTTGGTTTTCAAATGCCTGTTTAGTAGTTGATATGATAAAGTTTGACTTGTGATTAGTTGATTAAAATAGGTCTCAGTAGAATGATTTATGTCACAcgctttatgattttattgcaTACTAAAATCAGGACTGTTTAGTGtaaaaaaaaacagaatttTTCCCAGTATTAGAATGAAATGGGCCTGATTTGAGTGGAATGGATATAGAATTCATAAAACGGACACCAACTTATTAGGACTTGAAGATAGTAGATTGATTGATATCGCCACAGTGTCAAAAAGCACTTTATGAAAATATCGGTTTCATACCAGTTTCAGATTCTTCATCAACTATGACGGAGTGCAAGATAGAAAAGCCGCGAGATTCTCATTGATTTTGACATTAGAATTCTCATCTTGATAGTCAAAAGAGAGCCGCTACCATCTTAACCTGAAAAAACAAATCTCCACGTCATGAGAAAAACACTACACTATAAAATCTTACATATGATTCAACTAGTTCTTGCACGAGTATGGGGTGCAGAAAACAAACGTGACCAATTTGCTAGACTCAtaaaatagtagtgaaaataaaaacATGTTAGTGGGAGACAAGAAAGGTCTAAATCAGTCAGAGTAGCATGAAAAAGAGAAGCAGAGGTGCTTTTGGCACTAAGGAAGATGATATTTGAGGTACAAGAGCCAACTTGTTAGTCCTGATCTTCCAAAAGTAACACTACAATTGCAGCAGCTAACACCGAACAAACATGAAATAGTATCTTTTGCAATAGAAGCCTGAAAATCTTCCAATGAGATCATTCAGCGTTCTGGGATCTGCCTCAGCATGATCACTCACTAACACCTATTTTCCTTTCTCTCCTTTTTATATGGACAAATAAAGACCACGTACTTCACACTTTCATGTAATTTAACGGCTGATCAATGGGTTTTCCTTAGTCAAACTGATAGTCAACATACCCACCACCAATCAACACTATACCTCAACCCCAAACTGCTCCGTTTCCACCCCCTGAAATAAAACATATGCTAAAAGACACTTCAATAAGAAGAATCCCTTCTTATAAAAAACATACATTAACAAGAATAATGGCAAAGCTCATAAAGAGACACAACCAAAGCCTGTTTTCCATAGCTCAATAATGATCGAATTGGGTTAATTGATGAAGGATGTAAAACCATATCTTATATAATTATGCCCTTTTTtttgggtcgagctcgtcgcacggggcttgcctagtgcgggtcacctctcctgtgtggtttacgagctattgcacaggagctggtTTTACCCCGTGCACACCCGAAGAGTAGctgctgcgggttcccatgtcataaaaaaaaaaat
This window harbors:
- the LOC132052012 gene encoding agamous-like MADS-box protein AGL61 produces the protein MVSKKTRGRQKIPMKKIEKQDDRYTTFSKRRKGLYKKASELVTECDVDIAMILFSPSGKPYSFFHPTTDAIVSRFQNPDMQLSGTTGIVAAHARNTVKQLNNRLEELDTIKDVAVGQTKFYDQVAETRQRGWWESIEQLNPDEVTKFEAWLTAARFNMNYRLNQLENGASTSLGCEV